Genomic DNA from Thermodesulfovibrionales bacterium:
CACAGAAAGATATTTAATGCAATGATAGAGCTTTTTGAAAGGCGAGAGCCCATCGACCTGATCACACTCACCGATTATATGAGGTCAGCAGGAATTCTTGCTGAAGCAGGAGGAGAGCAATATATAGCCCTTCTTGCCACCTCAGTGCCCACATCTGCAAATATCAGGCAGCATGCAAAGATAGTCAAGGAGAAAGCAATCCTCAGGGGGC
This window encodes:
- a CDS encoding replicative DNA helicase (unwinds double stranded DNA), with protein sequence MKVDLSYDRVLPQNIEAEQSVLGAILLDNEAISSALEILEPSDFYREAHRKIFNAMIELFERREPIDLITLTDYMRSAGILAEAGGEQYIALLATSVPTSANIRQHAKIVKEKAILRG